TTGCAGAGAATTTAGGGGGAAGTGAATAtgcaaaaggggagaaatggatgtgtttcacccacattactgGGAGTAAAGCAAAGGTTTTGGTAAAGGAGGAATTGATAAGCAAAAAAGCTAGGCCTGCACCACCACCAAAGCCTGTACCAATCTCACTGGAtggtttgtataagaaattggaacaacaactagagaaagaaatagatatttcacggatgggtaaaaatctgtttgtggaattgggagaaagaataagtaaggaACTTAACGTAACcaattgttgggtctgtggatgtggaggggctttgatgtcagaagaatggccatggaaaggcagcagcttaggcCCAATCGAGTTCCTTAAGTGGAACCAAACAAGTATAAGGGGAGAAAATCGGCCAGGGGGTTGGATTTTAAGTTCAGTAGTCATAGGGGAGGAATGTCTTTGGCGTGAAGGAAAAAGTTCCTccatgaagtaggaaaaactccctgtaaaagatacaaggttagtaatggaacctctgtatggtggatcccagaagaacctaccatgtactggacccagaaaaaaaagaaaaaaacggaaattgtgaaaataataataaaatcaggctttttcaatgtaatgatacagaaaaaaatccttatgttggcatcccagagatttctaaattttgggagaatatggATGAGCAAAAATTGGACTATTGGAAAGCTCCAGACGGTTTGTTCTGGATATGTGGGAAGAGGGCATATCCAAAACTCCCTCCcaagtggaaagggagctgtactctgggtgtcatacaaccaggattttttcttttgcccggACCTGAAGGGGATCACTTAGGGATACCAGTTTATGAGGatctaaaaagaagcaagagagaTGTAATTGGAGGATTCAAAAAATGGGGAGATGATGAGTGGCCCCCTGAACGCATACTGGCAACATATGGgccagccacctgggcacaagATGGGAGTTGGGGATATCGAACtcccatttatatgttaaatcATATCATAAGGCTTCAGGCAGTCGTAGagataataacaaacaaaactggtagGGCAATGGAATTAATATCCAGGCAACAAACTCAAATCAGAGCCGCTGTGTACCAAAATAGGTTGGCACTGGATTACCTGTTAGCTGAAGAAGGGGGGCGTTTGTGGAAAATTCAATACATcagattgttgtttaaaaatagatgataatGGAGAAGCTGTCCTGGATATAGTCAATGATATTAGAAAAATCGCCCATGTACCAGTTCAGAAGTGGGAATCCATGTTAAGTACCAGCTGGTGGGATAATGTACTAGGAATAGAATGGTGGAAGAAactaggttttttcctcttatgtgcCACAGCTGGTTTAATATTCCTCCCTTGTTTGATCCCTTGTTTCATTCGACTCATCACTAGTGTAGTTCAAGGAATGCAATTAGTGACCATGGATCAAAGGATGGATACAACAAAAATGGTGCAAAGGATTATGGTATTAAAGAAACAAGATAGAGTAGAAGATCCCCTCCAGGAAGCTagactgatttatgaagaaaatgaatataGAATGGATGCAGAAAAGCAGTAAATACTGCTCGAgccaaaattattataaaaagtAAGAGGGgggattgtgaaaaaggcttgttgtgtgtgtggctctatgcagatatttactatatacaataatgctaggtagaaaagttatgctgtattgacatttgaataatatagtaaatgtagtttttagcattaagttttagtaataaaagaattgtgtgtaagatattttctttagctcaagaagaaaaaaaaaaaaaaaaaaaaaaaaaaaaaaaagggagaggcccagaggtgtttctcaacagagataacagttacaacaagaagaagagaacccccccttaggactttcagaagacaagatgcatatctccctgcatccacagaagccaTCTGGTCAACCCAGACTGAATCCACACGAACCACCTGGTCAAGCCCAACTCCTGGACGCCCAGGATTAGAAGGgggactctgggcaaacgggtctgtcttaagataaagattgcataattttgaaattttggtcttcaaaaagaGGACATTCCTCCCGAAGgaggcccttctccttcacagcctttgtctgagagggaggggggatggtagacccgggctaccttctttgctcttatttgcctcattatttgtcctgtctctgaaaactttttaaacttttattattgtattaattttttgtaaccaatttttattctttattaaattttcataaatttcaagaagtgagttattggcatttatcacagtGTGGAAGAAATCGAATTCATGCAGCTGATGTTCAGAGAAGATCCCCTCAGCTCCAGCTACTTTGGTGGGACACTGCATGGAGCATTAATGACAGAGGGGCTGCACTTTGGCAAGGGGATGCACCGCAGAGCCTTCCGCATCTGCGtgctgcagggcctggcccCCGCCTTCGCCCCCGGCCACGCCTGCGTGCTGAAGGTGCACAACGCCCTCACCTACGGCACCAAGAGCAGGGACgagctgctgcagaagaacTAGAGTCTGGCACTGCAGGTGAGCTGCCCCTGGCCTTTGTAAGCCAGAGTTCTGGGCGAAAGCTGTTCTCATATTCAAACACATGATCTGTTGAATGTTTTGAGCAATATTCCCATAGGCATGTCTGTTGTAATACAGGAATGCCATGTCCAAAATACTGCAAGAGAGTATGCAAAGTTATATGCAGCTGAAGCTGAACCCTTGGAAGGCTTTGGAGAAGTACCAGAGTGAGTACAAATATAtgtacaaatatatattttatatacatatatgccCATATATACTGTCCTGTGCCATGGCAGCCCACTGGTTGCTAGGActaaagaggaaagaggaaaccTGGGAACAGTGTTACAGCTCTTCAGCTTGGTTTAGAGTTGGTAGCTGTTCATTCACTCTCCAAGATCACTGGCCACTTTTGTCTGTTTCTTACTCCCTTACTGAAAGAATTCTCAGGCTTTTATTAGTTTCTATCCCTTGATTTCAGAATAATTCCAATTTTTCTTATTCATCGCCCTGCTAATAACATCCCCTATGCCAcagtggaggaggagctggTTGAGGAGTTTGTGAAATACTCTGTCAAGGATGGCAAGGAAGTGAATTTCCTGAAAAGAGACTTGGAGGCTGGCCAGAAGTGTTGCACCTTTCAGCACTGGGTGTATGAGAAGACCAATAGGAACTTGCTTGTCACTGACCTGCAAGGTGAGTTGTCTGAGTAGGGGCAATTTTTATCTAATTTATGTTCTTGTAAGAGGacagtttggaaaagaaaaccaaatctTACACTCTTAATGGAAGAGTTGTTCTTTCACATGTACCTTAGTGAATCAGGACACTCAGTATGAGCCAAATCTGGCTTTTTGTCTCACCACCTAGAGGTTAATGTAATGGGTGCTCAGTGAAAGACTTCAGGTGTCAATGACACCCTGGTCCTCCcctttttcttgtatttataTACTCACCAACAATCACTCAGCAGTGGAATTCTCCACATTTGGGTCCTGGCTAGTTTTGAAGAAATATATTCCTTCAAAAAGAAGAATAGTGAAGAAACACCCTCATGTTTGCTAAATGCTACCTCAGCTCCCCATGGGTGTGACTCCTCTTCAGTTCTGCAATATATTTGGAACAGGGGAAGACAGACCCTTcttgaagaaaaacagaaaaaactggAATCTTAGGAAACATTCTATGTTCTTTTACAAGTGAAGGCAGGAAAAATAGCAACAAGGCATCTAAAAAAGatctctgaaataatttaaagggaggaaaaagaacatAATCCTAGCATAGGAAACAAGCTGTGCTGTTGATCACCCTGACAGCTGTAAAATAGTGGCATGAGCCTGACTTCTAGAAACTGTTGGTGACACAGAGAACATCCTCTTCCTAACTAGGgtgctttaaaatgctttgaaaaaaatgtgacaaataattaaatttaaaaaggtgACTCAATAAATAGCATTTAATGTCTCCATATGTGAAGATTGTCCTAGAAATTCCAGTGTAAGCTAAGCTCTGTGTTTCCTTGCTGCCTCGCAGGTGTGGGGATGAAGTTAACTGATGTTGGCATAGCAACCCTGGCCAAAGGGTGAGTGAACGTGATTTCTCAGCAGCATGGTTGTGCTTTACTCATCTGTCTCTTCACAGTTAAATGTGGATGGGGGAGGGTACACTGGAAATTCATTCTTGATTTAACTTTAGAAGAAAACATTCCTTATCTAAGTCTTTTAATGTCTTCATGTTCATATTTATGGAAACCCACCTGTAAAGGAAACATgtttattttgttctgaaagAATGGGGTTACCCTGTAGACTgagctttgtttttcctgcatgCCTCCCATGAAACGAGCTTGTCCAAAGGGCATTTCACAAGTGACATGAAGGGTTCTGGTGACAGCAGGTAAGGCTCCTGGTGGTCCATCAGCTGGAGGAAGGTAGAGCTGAACACATGGGgccagcactggctgcagccGGGGGTAAAAGGCAAGCTAGAATCCCTCCTACAGCCAGCAGAAGTGCCAGAACTTTGGGATATGTATTTATGACACAAGTTTTTGTAAAGACTCTTCTCAGTGGGATGCTATGTATTGGCCACTTCCCTGATAAACAAGGACAATTGTGAAGGGATTTGATGGTATCTCtcccatttctctttcaaaaacaGCAATTCTGAGCCTTAAAAGATTATTCAGGGCATTTCTAGAGCCTGTTTTCTAGTGGTGTTGCAAAGGCTTCACCTCTTTTGGGGAGACTTAAGCATATGTGTAAAGATGTAGGCCTGTAATATTCTAACTTTAGTCCACTTCTCTTAAGTTAATTAAGGCTTCTAGTTATACCAcaggccagcagagctgtggataGGAGTAGGCAGTGGCTGCTggacagggaaaggggatgGGGGTAAGTGCTTCATATTCTCCTTTGAGAATCTGGCAAGAGAAAGAAGATTTGATCATGCATTCagcctttattttaaattggaCCTTGTCTGTATATCTGGGATACAAGACGAAACCTCACAATATCatctaaattattaaaaatgtgacTAGAATATTCTGAACATTTGCAGGCTGGCATCCATTCAGTTAGATTGATTTACTCTTGCAGCTGTGGATCCAAAGTAAAAGCAGTTGAAATGAATGTACATCATCCTGTTACAAACCAAAAAAgtaataaatgttttatttaggCAACACTGTTCCCAGGAATCAGAAGATTTATAAAAGTGCTTTAGTGAATGTTGTCCAGCTCACTGTGGGAAATGATTCTTATAAAAACACACATTGTGttggggaggaggaagtgagCACACAATGCAAGCTGTAGTAAGGATCACCTCAGGCATAtagagaggaaaataattttcattaaatgaaCAACCTCCTGAAAATGTTGAGTatcattttgtttgttatttagCTAATGGTATTCCTGCAAGATGACAGATTTTTCCTGGtcctatatttttttttcatgctcttTTCCTGGAAAGAAGATCTCTATATTAATGTCTGCGGTTGGATTTTTAATTCTATGAACATGGGTGGGGAAAATCAACTAAGTGCCCAGACCTCCTGTGTGTTGCTGGGTCTTGCTGCTTTGGGCTGTGttcagctgagctgctgagagCTAGGCTGGTCCCATGAAGGGAGAACACATGGTCCTACAGAAATGCAGAGTGGGACTGGTGTGGCTTGAACTGTTCTGGCAGAGAAGACACAGAACATATCTCATTTGTACTCCAAAACAGAGTCCGCAATGTGTGGAGGAAGGGATTTTGATCTTTTGTCCTTGCTCTGTGTGTTTTACCAGGGAACTGGAAAGCAGAGGAGCCCAAAGCAGTGGTGTAGTCaatgtgctgcaggagctgcagcgcAGTTCTGTCAGGAGGGAGCGAAGTAGACCTAGGAACAGGAACACCTGGGAAGCATTTTTAATGTGGCCACAGGGCGGCACCTGAGCCTTAAAATCAGCTACTCTGTAGCTTCTGTGGtgaatggaaacaaaaataccACAGCACCGTGCGTGTCTCTGTGCACGCAGTGAGCAGAGTAGAACTGTGCATGAGAGCCCAGGGATTTATCCAGGAATGGTGCACACAAAGGAGGGAATCAGGAGCACAGTAACCCATGGTTATGGTCATTAACAGGAGTGCTGGTTGCCAAGTCTGGATCTGAAACTCTGCCTGGTTCCAGGGCACTGACAAGTTTAGCTTTACTCCACATGGCAACAAGAGGCATTGGGGAGTTTAAGCCTGAGGGCAAATCCAACATTTCCCCTTCACATTTAAGGaagatttgttttggtttggtgcTGGATAGAAGAGATTCCCTTTCTGAGGGCAGGTGTGTTTGCCTGTGGAACTCCTGTTCTGTGGGTGTGTCTGGTGCATCCACCAACACAACACATACCTGTGAGCTCTTGAGAGCAGCTCAGTAAAGTCTGAAGTCTCTGATTTCTCCAAGGGAACAAGAGAACCGCTGATGATCCTGCTGGACTCCAGGATATAGTCTTGGAGTAACAATGACACACCTCTTCAACCTGCTTTGGTTAAACAAACACACAGCTTACTTGGAAAGATGGGGAAAATCCCTTCGAGGCTTACCTGCTGTTCAGAGCCAGCTGAGTGGGGTCTCCAGAGCAGGGCCTGTCTGTCAGCAGGAGTCTGACCTTCTTAGAGCAGCAGTATTCTCTTTAGCACTGTGCAGTCAGCCTGAGGAAGGAAGTTCTCTGGATGCTGGGAATGAGCATCCTCTGGTCATTTCAGTACCAAAtcttgtttggttggttttgtgtAGTCACAACTCACAGTTCACCTCTGAGGACACTGGATGTCCAGCAAGCCAAGAGAACAGGGTAGAATGGGCACTGATTAAGgttaaaaaaggagaggaacaCCCTggcctttcttctctcttctccatcCTGAGAACTTAACCAAAATTACTCCTTTGAAGAGCAGGTGCACCTTTTAAAATAAGCTGATGCAGCTTTAAAAGCAGGCCCTGGGAGGACTGTCAGCAACCAGAGGCACGGTGAAAAGAGAGATACACGTGCCCTGTACCTCTCATGATGGGAGGTACAGTGGTGGCTTGGAACTGTGGAGGCTGGATGAGACTGCCTTCTTCAGGAACAttccttccatccttccctGAGGGGCTTGGCTCCTTAAGATCCTGgaggcagccagggaaggggagcagcaTAGCATGGAAATGATGTACCAGTTTAGATGGAAACAGCTCTTACTTCTGAAACACCTTGTGCAACAACCTTGTCTCTTCATGGTGGCCAACAGAACTGTTCATAGAGAATGCTGTAGCATGGATTTAATTTGTGTGTTACTGAGAACGGTAGCCAGAAGACAATTTTATTCCCAACTTAATGCCATGAAAGACAGTGCCAGGACCCAGCCCACAGAGCTTTGCCTCTAatgcttttccctcttctgtCACCACTTGTTACGTGGTTCCCCTCACCTCCCAATGACCCAGTCTGAGTTTCTGTGGCAGTCAATGCTTCTCAAGCCAGCATGGGTAGAAGAGACTTGCTTAATGTTTTCAAGTTGCTTATGAGTCAGCAGTCATACTCTGCCTCCCTGTGCTGAAAATGAATCTTGAACTAccatctgtttttttttttttttttccctttgttacTACAGATACAAGGGGTTTAAAGGCAactgctccttttccttcatTGAGAGTTCAGAGCCCTCCACCAGTGCAATGAGTACTGTGAGATGCTGGGGCTGAAATCTCTCCGAACCACTCATCaaaaacagaggaaagcaaCATCtactaaaagcaaaaatctgCCAAACTCATCAATGGTAAAGAAAATGGTGCCTAAGAAGGCAAGAAAACCTAGAGACTTCATTTCTTCAGAGCACTGAGTCTCACTATCCCACCTTGTGAAACTACTCTTGAGGACATGGAGCAGTGACACAAACCAGTGACCTGAGGGGATAACTTTAATCTTTTGCCTTTTGACATTGTTTTGGAATCACCCTGATGCTGATGCCAGCAACAAaggaaggagctgagctctTGGTGCCTGAGATTTAACACTGGGGCAaggttttgaaaacaaactaaGCCATCTCCTGGATTTTCTTACAGGCTTCTCTGGATTGGTATTGGAGAACATCTCTGTGTCTACATCCATGGCCCTGTGGTTCAGCAGCTATGGAAACATTAATATATTTAAGATGCTAAGTACAAGTTTTGCACAGTATTGCATATGCATATGCATGCTGGGTTAGAATTCAGGAAAGGTGAGGTTTGGAACACACTGATGAATATTAAAGTTACCACTTCCATTGCAAATCAGAGCATAACATCCTTTGAGCCTAAATCTTGGACTACTCAGTGGGATTTAGGCTCCTCAGTGCACTGCTGGTACCTGGCTTTCATTAGGCCTTTAGAAGTTCCTACAGATGATGCCTATTTTTTACAATAGTATTCAGAAGAATTTCTGTGAGGACATTTTGACCGTTCCCTAAACAGGAGGTTTAGAACACAAGGCAAGGGGCTTGAGCATGGTGGAATGGGAGCAAAGCTAAAAGCATTGGATAAATGGTGTTTCAAGTTAGAGGCAATAGATTTTTATCAGAATTTTGGGAAGTGTTCTGTTTGAAAAATGTCATGAGCATCTCAGCCAGTTAATATTCCAAATGTATG
Above is a genomic segment from Prinia subflava isolate CZ2003 ecotype Zambia chromosome W unlocalized genomic scaffold, Cam_Psub_1.2 scaffold_33_NEW, whole genome shotgun sequence containing:
- the ALPK2 gene encoding alpha-protein kinase 2, which translates into the protein MQSYMQLKLNPWKALEKYQSEIIPIFLIHRPANNIPYATVEEELVEEFVKYSVKDGKEVNFLKRDLEAGQKCCTFQHWVYEKTNRNLLVTDLQGVGMKLTDVGIATLAKGYKGFKGNCSFSFIESSEPSTSAMSTVRCWG